One Helianthus annuus cultivar XRQ/B chromosome 7, HanXRQr2.0-SUNRISE, whole genome shotgun sequence genomic region harbors:
- the LOC110867250 gene encoding uncharacterized protein LOC110867250, which yields MASSRTPVSYTDAARWYCIIFLFLIVLLGSLTAENSLMDKMNPEVGSTCDEIYVVGEGETLHTISEKCGDPFIVEENPHIHDPDDVFPGLVIKITPSGPLHNF from the coding sequence ATGGCTTCATCAAGAACCCCAGTGAGCTACACCGATGCGGCTCGATGGTATTGCATCATATTCCTTTTTCTTATTGTGTTACTAGGTTCTTTAACCGCAGAAAACTCTCTTATGGATAAAATGAATCCGGAGGTGGGTTCAACGTGTGACGAGATATATGTCGTTGGAGAAGGTGAAACGCTACACACCATCAGCGAGAAGTGCGGTGACCCCTTTATCGTCGAAGAAAATCCGCATATTCATGACCCGGATGATGTGTTTCCTGGGCTTGTCATCAAGATCACCCCTTCTGGTCCCCTTCATAACTTCTAA